In Carya illinoinensis cultivar Pawnee chromosome 16, C.illinoinensisPawnee_v1, whole genome shotgun sequence, a single window of DNA contains:
- the LOC122298948 gene encoding uncharacterized protein LOC122298948 codes for MATTLAPPGGPVPATKAKSFADLVMAVPQPLPKVNLPMRPLIIDGQVCYMFSKEEMALSAAPFKYSLVLKFLRQRPTLDAIRMFIWQRWRLIGNIVVSSMSKNQNVFICLISEEDFNKAFSREACEINGVPYRAFHWTPRFTEEEETPFVLVWVMLSSLPPNFYHDSILKIIMAQIGKFIRSDNSTRCTIRMDGAGVCLGVGPVSTEV; via the coding sequence ATGGCAACTACCTTGGCCCCGCCTGGTGGTCCCGTGCCGGCAACGAAGGCCAAATCTTTTGCTGATCTGGTAATGGCTGTTCCTCAACCTCTCCCAAAAGTTAACCTTCCAATGAGGCCCCTGATAATCGATGGTCAGGTATGCTACATGTTCTCCAAGGAAGAAATGGCGTTGTCGGCAGCACCTTTCAAATACTCTCTGGTTTTGAAATTTCTTCGGCAGAGACCGACATTAGATGCTATAAGGATGTTTATTTGGCAGAGATGGAGATTAATAGGAAACATAGTGGTCTCCTCCATGAGCAAAAACCAAAATGTTTTCATCTGTTTAATATCGGAAGAAGATTTTAACAAGGCCTTTTCCCGAGAGGCTTGCGAGATAAACGGAGTTCCTTATAGAGCTTTCCATTGGACGCCGAGATTCACGGAAGAGGAAGAAACGCCTTTTGTTCTGGTCTGGGTCATGCTCTCAAGTCTCCCCCCAAACTTCTATCATGACTCAATCCTCAAAATAATAATGGCACAGATTGGGAAGTTCATACGGTCCGATAACTCCACTCGTTGTACAATAAGAATGGACGGAGCTGGAGTTTGTCTAGGAGTTGGGCCCGTCTCGACAGAGGTTTGA